The Streptomyces puniciscabiei genomic interval GCTCGCCGCCGGGGTCGGCGGCGCCGACTCCGTGACCGTCCTGCCGTTCGACCACACGCTCGGCCTGCCCGACGCCTTCGCCCGCCGGATCGCCCGCAACACCTCCACGATCCTCATCGAGGAGTCCCACCTGGCCCGGGTCATCGACCCGGCGGGCGGCTCCTGGTACGTCGAGCAGCTGACCGACCAACTCGCCCAGGCCGCCTGGGAGTTCTTCCGTACCATCGAGCGCGACGGCGGCCAGGCGGCCGTGCTGCGCTCCGGCCGGCTGCGCACCGACCTCGCGACGACCTGGGCGGAGCGCTCCAAGAAGCTCGCCAAGCGGCGCGAACCCATCACCGGCGTCAGCGAGTTCCCGCTGCTCGCCGAGAAGCCCGTGGAGCGCGAGCCCGCGCCCGAGCCGCCGTCCGGCGGTCTGCCGCGGGTGCGCCGCGACGAGGCGTACGAGGAACTGCGCGCCCGCTCCGACGCCCACCTGGCCGCGACCGGCGCCCGCCCCCGGATCTTCCTGGCGACCATCGGTTCGGCCGCCGCGTACACCGCGCGGGCCACCTTCGCCGCCAACCTCTTCCAGGCGGGCGGCATCGAGCCGGTCACCGAGGGCACCTTCGAGGACAGCGGCGCCACCGAGGCCGTGCTGTGCTCCAGCGACGCCCTGTACGCCGAACAGGCCGAGCAGGCCGCCGAGTCGCTCAGGGCGTCCGGGGCCCGGCATGTGTTCCTGGCGGGCCGGGGCGAGTACGCCGGCATCGACAGTTACGTCTTCGCGGGCTGCGACGCCATCGACGTCCTGTCCGCGACCCTCGACCGCATGGGAGTGTCCTGATGGGAATCCCCGACTTCTCCGGCATCGAGCTGGGGACGCCGGTCGCCGACGGCAGTGCCGATCAGTGGCGTGCGGCCGTCCAACGGGCCACCGGCGGCGAAGAACCGCTGTGGGAGACCCCGGAGGGCATCGGGGTCAAGCCGCTGTACACCGGCCGTGACCTGGAGGGCCTGGACTTCCTGGGCACCTACCCGGGTATCGCGCCGTACCTGCGCGGCCCCTACCCGACGATGTACGTCAACCAGCCCTGGACGATCCGCCAGTACGCGGGCTTCTCCACCGCCGAGGAGTCCAACGCCTTCTACCGGCGCAACCTGGCGGCCGGCCAAAAGGGCCTGTCGGTCGCCTTCGACCTGCCCACGCACCGGGGGTACGACAGCGACCACCCGCGGGTGACCGGTGACGTCGGCATGGCGGGCGTGGCCATCGACTCCATCTACGACATGCGGCAGCTCTTCGACGGCATCCCGCTGGACAGGATGTCCGTGTCGATGACGATGAACGGCGCCGTGCTGCCGGTGCTCGCGCTGTACATCGTGGCGGCGGAGGAACAGGGCGTACCGCCCGAGAAGCTGGCCGGGACCATCCAGAACGACATCCTCAAGGAGTTCATGGTCCGCAACACCTACATCTATCCGCCGAAGCCGTCGATGCGGATCATCTCCGACATCTTCGCGTACACGTCGCAGCGGATGCCGCGCTACAACTCGATCTCCATCTCCGGCTACCACATCCAGGAGGCGGGCGCGACGGCCGACCTGGAGCTGGCGTACACGCTCGCGGACGGCGTGGAGTACCTCCGCGCGGGCCGCGAGGCGGGCCTGGACGTGGACGCGTTCGCCCCTCGGCTGTCCTTCTTCTGGGCGATCGGCATGAACTTCTTCATGGAGATCGCCAAGCTGCGGGCGGCCAGGCTGCTGTGGGCCAAGCTGGTCGGCCAGTTCGAGCCGAAGAACGCCAAGTCCCTCTCCCTGCGCACCCATTCGCAGACCTCGGGCTGGTCGCTGACCGCGCAGGACGTGTTCAACAACGTCACGCGTACGGCCGTGGAGGCGATGGCGGCGACCCAGGGCCACACCCAGTCGCTGCACACCAACGCCCTCGACGAGGCCCTGGCGCTGCCGACGGACTTCTCGGCGCGCATCGCCCGCAACACCCAGCTGCTCATCCAGCAGGAGTCGGGCACCACCCGGGTCATCGACCCGTGGGGCGGCAGCGCGTACGTGGAGCGGCTGACGTACGACCTCGCGCGCAAGGCCTGGGCACACATCCAGGAGGTCGAGCAGGCGGGCGGCATGGCGCAGGCCATCGACGCGGGCATCCCGAAGCTGCGTGTGGAGGAGGCCGCGGCGCGGACGCAGGCGCGGATCGACTCGGGCCGTCAGCCGGTGATCGGCGTGAACAAGTACCGCGTGGAGAACGACGAGGCGATCGAGGTCCTCAAGGTCGACAACTCCGCCGTACGCGCCCAGCAGATCGACAAGCTGCGGCGGCTGCGCGCGGAGCGGGACGAACAGGCCTGCCAGGACGCCCTGGACGCGCTCACCCGGGCCGCCGACGGCAAGGAGAACCTGCTGGAGCTGGCCGTCCACGCGGCCCGCGCCAAGGCGACGGTCGGTGAGATCTCCGACGCCCTGGAGAAGGTGTACGGCCGGCACGCGAGCCAGATCCGTACGATCTCCGGTGTGTACCGCAACGAGACCGGCCAGTCCCCGTCCGTGGACCGCACCCGTGCCCTGGTGGACGCC includes:
- the scpA gene encoding methylmalonyl-CoA mutase encodes the protein MGIPDFSGIELGTPVADGSADQWRAAVQRATGGEEPLWETPEGIGVKPLYTGRDLEGLDFLGTYPGIAPYLRGPYPTMYVNQPWTIRQYAGFSTAEESNAFYRRNLAAGQKGLSVAFDLPTHRGYDSDHPRVTGDVGMAGVAIDSIYDMRQLFDGIPLDRMSVSMTMNGAVLPVLALYIVAAEEQGVPPEKLAGTIQNDILKEFMVRNTYIYPPKPSMRIISDIFAYTSQRMPRYNSISISGYHIQEAGATADLELAYTLADGVEYLRAGREAGLDVDAFAPRLSFFWAIGMNFFMEIAKLRAARLLWAKLVGQFEPKNAKSLSLRTHSQTSGWSLTAQDVFNNVTRTAVEAMAATQGHTQSLHTNALDEALALPTDFSARIARNTQLLIQQESGTTRVIDPWGGSAYVERLTYDLARKAWAHIQEVEQAGGMAQAIDAGIPKLRVEEAAARTQARIDSGRQPVIGVNKYRVENDEAIEVLKVDNSAVRAQQIDKLRRLRAERDEQACQDALDALTRAADGKENLLELAVHAARAKATVGEISDALEKVYGRHASQIRTISGVYRNETGQSPSVDRTRALVDAFEEAEGRRPRILVAKMGQDGHDRGQKVVATAFADLGFDVDVGPLFQTPEEVARQAVEADVHVVGVNSLAAGHLTLVPALREKLAEEGREDIMIVVGGVIPPQDVPTLREMGAAEVFLPGTVIPDAAYELVKRLSADLGHEL